From Streptomyces sp. NBC_00370, a single genomic window includes:
- a CDS encoding lysine N(6)-hydroxylase/L-ornithine N(5)-oxygenase family protein codes for MTDSPAVEAVDEGQSVYEEEPAHEDQAHEDQAYEEPTREEGSVYDLVGVGIGPFNLSLAALCDRAPELRTLFLDAKPAFSWHPGLLMEGTVLQVPFLADLVTMADPTSPWSYLNYLHAHDRMFPFFFSERFHIPRREYDHYCRWVADGLASCRFDARVTQLDWDDEAGAFAVTYRSAKGGTTRLLARQIVLGVGTLPVVPAPLRPLLTPAHEGRILHSADYRTHRAELAAADDVTVIGAGQSGAEVALDLLRHQDGDGAGGPYVRWLARTPAFAPMEYSKLGLEHFTPDYIRYFRTLPAPRRDELVREQWQLYKGVSEETLAEIHDELYERTIGGTEPRAALHPGLEVVGVAPEKGQGPDGAGGYVLTCRHTEQDTVMEIRTSAIVSATGYAAARPDFLDGDGPAKLIDWDDRGRYRIDGTYRVALDPRVRGALYVQNAELHTHGVSAPDLTLGAWRAATILNAVAARTVLRVPERAAWTTFGARRS; via the coding sequence GTGACCGACTCACCGGCCGTGGAAGCCGTCGACGAAGGGCAGTCCGTGTACGAGGAAGAGCCGGCGCACGAAGACCAGGCGCACGAAGACCAGGCGTACGAAGAGCCGACGCGCGAAGAGGGATCCGTGTACGACCTGGTCGGGGTCGGGATAGGCCCGTTCAACCTCTCGCTGGCCGCCCTCTGCGACCGCGCCCCCGAGCTGCGCACGCTCTTCCTCGACGCGAAGCCCGCCTTCTCCTGGCACCCCGGGCTGCTCATGGAGGGCACGGTCCTCCAAGTGCCCTTCCTCGCCGACCTGGTGACGATGGCCGACCCCACCAGCCCCTGGTCGTACCTCAACTACCTGCACGCGCACGACCGGATGTTCCCGTTCTTCTTCTCCGAGCGGTTCCACATCCCGCGCCGTGAGTACGACCACTACTGCCGGTGGGTCGCCGACGGGCTGGCCAGCTGCCGCTTCGACGCCCGCGTCACCCAACTGGACTGGGACGACGAAGCGGGCGCCTTCGCCGTCACGTACCGCTCGGCCAAGGGCGGTACGACGCGGTTACTCGCACGCCAGATCGTGCTGGGTGTCGGCACCCTCCCGGTCGTCCCCGCACCGCTGCGCCCGCTGCTCACCCCGGCCCACGAGGGCCGGATCCTGCACAGCGCCGACTACCGCACCCACCGGGCGGAGCTGGCGGCGGCCGACGACGTCACCGTCATCGGAGCCGGTCAGTCGGGGGCCGAGGTCGCCCTCGACCTGCTGCGCCACCAGGACGGCGACGGCGCGGGCGGCCCGTACGTCCGCTGGCTCGCCCGTACCCCCGCGTTCGCGCCGATGGAGTACTCCAAGCTGGGACTTGAGCACTTCACCCCCGACTACATCCGCTACTTCCGCACCCTGCCCGCGCCCCGGCGCGACGAACTCGTGCGTGAGCAGTGGCAGTTGTACAAGGGCGTCAGCGAAGAGACGCTGGCCGAGATACACGACGAGCTGTACGAGCGCACCATCGGCGGCACGGAGCCGCGCGCCGCGCTGCACCCGGGACTCGAAGTCGTCGGCGTCGCACCGGAGAAGGGGCAAGGACCGGACGGCGCCGGCGGGTACGTACTGACCTGCCGGCACACCGAGCAGGACACGGTCATGGAGATCCGTACGTCCGCGATCGTCTCCGCGACGGGTTACGCGGCGGCCAGACCCGACTTCCTCGACGGCGACGGGCCGGCGAAGCTCATCGACTGGGACGACAGGGGCCGCTACCGGATCGACGGGACGTACCGGGTGGCCCTCGACCCACGGGTGCGGGGCGCGCTGTACGTGCAGAACGCCGAGCTGCACACGCACGGGGTGAGCGCCCCCGATCTGACGCTGGGGGCGTGGCGCGCCGCGACCATCCTCAACGCGGTCGCGGCGCGGACCGTCCTGCGGGTGCCGGAACGGGCAGCCTGGACGACGTTCGGGGCGCGGCGGTCCTGA
- a CDS encoding pyridoxal phosphate-dependent decarboxylase family protein, with product MTLSPSTLPAILQEAALGPAAPGPGTGLAGGTGGAAALEPLVRTVLDALAEGAARRGGPVQGGEPDEIATAVAAAFRNAAGPGQGAGAGAGTGTSPTRAGGGDAGALHRLTELLAHGSADPADPACAAHLHCPPLAVAVAADLAVSALNPSQDSWDQAPAATTLETLLLAELAQLVGYEAESAAGVLTSGGTESNLMGLMLARDRVVGGSAGRQVELTGVPGAGQGSSPRILASVAAHFSVQRAAALLGLGENAVLPVAVDHQQRMDPVALEAALAGCALRGELPVAVVATAGTTDTGAIDPLRACAALAAAHGAWLHVDAAYGGGALLSDRLAPLLDGLALADSISLDWHKLGWQPAAAGVFLVRRAETYASLARRAVYLNPVDDEEAGYPSLLGLSLRTTRRADAFKIAVTLRTLGREGLGRLVDACHDLAWSGARAVADHPRLELHAEPVLTAFLFRYVPTGPADPARTDAINASLRRRLLREGRAVVGRTELPGEDPGRVRLKLTLLNPHTTPEQVAALLAAVVAAGAAEEDAR from the coding sequence ATGACCCTGTCACCCAGCACTCTGCCCGCGATTCTCCAGGAGGCGGCCCTCGGTCCTGCGGCCCCCGGGCCGGGAACCGGTCTGGCCGGCGGCACCGGGGGCGCCGCCGCGCTGGAGCCCCTGGTGCGTACGGTGCTGGACGCGCTCGCCGAGGGCGCGGCGCGCCGGGGCGGCCCCGTCCAGGGCGGGGAGCCCGACGAGATCGCCACGGCGGTCGCTGCCGCCTTCCGGAACGCGGCGGGTCCGGGCCAGGGAGCAGGTGCGGGCGCCGGTACGGGTACGAGCCCGACGAGGGCCGGGGGTGGCGACGCGGGCGCGCTGCACCGGCTCACCGAGCTGCTCGCCCACGGCAGCGCCGACCCGGCCGACCCGGCCTGCGCGGCCCATCTGCACTGCCCGCCCCTCGCCGTCGCCGTCGCCGCCGATCTCGCCGTCTCCGCGCTCAACCCGTCCCAGGACTCCTGGGACCAGGCACCCGCGGCCACCACCCTGGAGACCCTGCTCCTCGCCGAGCTGGCCCAACTCGTCGGGTACGAAGCGGAGTCGGCGGCCGGTGTGCTGACCTCCGGCGGCACCGAGTCCAACCTCATGGGGCTGATGCTGGCCCGCGACCGCGTCGTCGGCGGCTCGGCGGGACGCCAGGTCGAACTCACCGGGGTGCCGGGTGCCGGGCAGGGGAGCAGCCCCCGGATCCTCGCGTCCGTAGCGGCGCACTTCTCCGTCCAGCGCGCCGCCGCGCTGCTCGGGCTCGGCGAGAACGCCGTACTGCCGGTGGCCGTCGACCATCAACAGCGCATGGATCCCGTCGCGTTGGAGGCCGCCCTGGCGGGCTGCGCGCTCCGCGGCGAGCTGCCGGTCGCCGTCGTCGCCACGGCCGGTACGACCGACACCGGCGCGATCGACCCGCTGCGCGCGTGCGCGGCGCTGGCGGCAGCGCACGGCGCCTGGCTGCATGTGGACGCCGCGTACGGCGGTGGGGCCCTGCTGTCCGACCGGCTCGCACCGCTCCTGGACGGGCTGGCGCTGGCCGACTCGATCTCGCTCGACTGGCACAAGCTGGGCTGGCAGCCCGCCGCTGCCGGGGTGTTCCTGGTGCGCCGAGCCGAGACGTACGCCTCGCTCGCGCGCCGCGCCGTCTATCTGAACCCGGTCGACGACGAGGAGGCCGGCTACCCGAGTCTGCTCGGACTCTCGCTGCGCACGACGCGCCGCGCCGACGCGTTCAAGATCGCGGTCACCCTGCGCACGCTCGGCAGGGAAGGGCTCGGCCGGCTAGTCGACGCCTGTCACGACCTGGCGTGGTCGGGCGCGCGCGCCGTCGCTGACCACCCACGGCTCGAACTGCACGCCGAACCGGTGCTGACCGCCTTCCTGTTCCGCTACGTCCCCACGGGCCCCGCGGACCCGGCGCGCACCGACGCCATCAACGCCTCCTTGCGGCGGCGGCTGTTGCGCGAGGGCCGCGCCGTCGTCGGCCGCACCGAACTGCCCGGCGAGGACCCCGGACGGGTGCGCCTCAAACTGACCCTGCTCAATCCGCACACCACCCCGGAACAGGTGGCGGCGCTGCTGGCCGCCGTCGTGGCCGCGGGCGCCGCCGAGGAGGACGCGCGGTGA